In Budorcas taxicolor isolate Tak-1 chromosome 16, Takin1.1, whole genome shotgun sequence, the following are encoded in one genomic region:
- the XCL1 gene encoding lymphotactin, translated as MKLLILTCLVICSLTAYTVEGVGTEVLEKSICVSLTTRRLPVKNIKTYTIQEGSMKAVIFITRRGFKICADPAADWVKKAVQRIDRKNMSQIKPAGAQPSTNTTVTLTG; from the exons ATGAAACTTCTCATCCTGACCTGCCTGGTGATCTGCAGTCTCACTGCATATACTGTGGAAG GTGTGGGGACTGAAGTTCTAGAAAAGAGCATCTGTGTGAGTCTGACTACACGGCGACTGCCAGTTAAAAACATCAAGACCTACACCATCCAGGAGGGCTCCATGAAAGCAGTGAT ATTCATTACCAGACGAGGATTTAAAATCTGTGCTGATCCTGCAGCTGACTGGGTGAAAAAAGCCGTCCAAAGGATAGACAGGAAAAATATGAGCCAGATCAAGCCTGCAGGAGCCCAGCCATCCACCAATACAACTGTGACCCTGACTGGGTAG